From the Vibrio algarum genome, one window contains:
- a CDS encoding gamma-glutamylcyclotransferase family protein, whose amino-acid sequence MYIFGYGSLLNSSSRRLTGQTGPAIPVIIHGLIRHWTLINDSYLLSPLAVSIGSGQVNGVLLKVDEHTLNEFDKREAGYQRIEVKTHKVETVEEEIDRTLTIWVYVTENIIAPTIEIPIVQSYVDTVIAGCLEVSENFAQHFVENTKGWHHPLENDRNQPKYTRLAGVTSAHHELIDDLLLKSSAYSN is encoded by the coding sequence ATGTATATTTTTGGCTACGGAAGCTTACTTAACTCATCATCCAGAAGATTAACCGGACAAACCGGCCCTGCCATTCCTGTCATTATTCATGGATTAATAAGACATTGGACCTTAATAAATGACAGCTATCTTTTATCACCTCTCGCAGTAAGTATTGGTTCTGGTCAAGTTAACGGTGTTTTATTAAAAGTGGATGAGCATACATTAAACGAGTTTGATAAAAGGGAAGCAGGCTACCAACGGATCGAAGTAAAAACTCACAAAGTAGAAACCGTAGAAGAAGAAATAGATAGAACATTAACTATTTGGGTATATGTAACTGAAAATATAATAGCTCCAACGATAGAAATCCCGATAGTTCAAAGCTATGTGGACACCGTTATTGCTGGTTGCTTGGAGGTTTCTGAAAACTTTGCGCAACACTTCGTAGAAAATACTAAAGGTTGGCACCATCCATTAGAAAATGATAGAAACCAACCTAAATATACTCGCCTAGCTGGTGTTACAAGCGCGCATCATGAGCTTATAGACGATTTACTGCTCAAGAGCTCTGCTTATTCTAATTAG
- a CDS encoding PTS mannitol transporter subunit IICBA, whose product MLSPEAKVKVQNFGRFLSNMVMPNIGAFIAWGFITALFIPTGWIPNETLSSMVGPMITYLLPLLIGYTGGKMVAGERGAVVGAVTTMGVIVGTDIPMFMGAMIVGPLGAVAIKKFDAAVHGKVKSGFEMLVNNFSAGIIGMICAILAYVVVGPAVKALSTGMASGVNVLVETGILPLTSIFVEPAKILFLNNAINHGIFSPLGIQQAEEAGRSIFFLIEANPGPGLGLLLAYMAFGKGAAKQSAAGASIIHFLGGIHEIYFPYVLMNPRLILAVIAGGATGVFVNVLFDSGLVSPASPGSIFAVLLMTPKAAFVGVILSVISSAAVSFFVASLLMKTQKQTDDDESLEEATNQMKDMKSSSKGAAGAAIDMAAVTKIIVACDAGMGSSAMGASLLRKKVEAANLNIDVTNLAINNLPQDVDIVVTHKDLTDRARNHAGSAKHISLSNFLDNALYDNLVAELVAAQEGAVKKPDAPVNADSSEDGTLKLTTENIFLGMEASTKEEVIKFAGEQLVKLGNVAPEYVAGMLAREELVSTYLGESIAVPHGTIEAKQYVKKTGIVFCQFPQGIQWGEDEDDVAIMVIGIAAQGDEHIQVITAITNSLDDEEAIECLKTTSNPDDVLRILNGK is encoded by the coding sequence ATGTTATCACCAGAAGCGAAGGTCAAGGTACAAAATTTTGGCCGTTTTCTCTCCAACATGGTAATGCCGAACATTGGTGCATTTATCGCTTGGGGTTTTATTACTGCTCTATTTATTCCAACAGGTTGGATTCCAAACGAGACATTGTCTTCAATGGTTGGTCCAATGATTACTTACTTGCTACCTCTACTAATCGGTTATACCGGTGGTAAAATGGTTGCGGGTGAGCGTGGTGCTGTCGTTGGTGCTGTGACAACAATGGGTGTTATCGTTGGTACAGACATTCCAATGTTCATGGGTGCAATGATTGTTGGTCCATTAGGTGCTGTTGCAATTAAGAAATTCGATGCAGCTGTTCACGGTAAAGTGAAAAGTGGTTTTGAGATGTTAGTTAATAACTTCTCTGCCGGCATCATTGGTATGATTTGTGCGATTCTTGCTTACGTAGTTGTTGGTCCTGCTGTTAAAGCTCTATCTACAGGTATGGCTTCAGGCGTAAACGTGCTGGTTGAAACAGGTATACTACCTCTTACTTCTATTTTTGTTGAACCAGCGAAAATCCTTTTCTTAAACAATGCTATTAACCACGGTATCTTCTCACCACTTGGAATCCAACAAGCAGAAGAAGCTGGTCGTTCTATCTTCTTCCTAATCGAAGCTAACCCAGGTCCTGGTTTAGGTCTTCTATTGGCTTATATGGCATTTGGTAAAGGTGCAGCGAAGCAATCAGCAGCTGGTGCTTCTATCATCCACTTCTTAGGTGGTATTCACGAAATTTATTTCCCATACGTACTGATGAACCCTCGTCTAATCCTTGCAGTTATCGCTGGTGGCGCAACGGGTGTATTCGTAAACGTATTGTTTGATTCTGGTCTTGTATCTCCAGCATCTCCTGGCTCAATCTTCGCAGTATTGTTAATGACGCCGAAAGCCGCGTTTGTTGGTGTGATTCTTTCTGTAATCTCTTCAGCTGCTGTTTCTTTCTTCGTTGCATCTTTACTGATGAAAACTCAAAAGCAAACTGATGATGACGAGTCACTTGAAGAAGCAACAAACCAAATGAAAGACATGAAGTCTTCTTCTAAAGGCGCAGCAGGTGCAGCAATCGACATGGCTGCAGTAACTAAAATCATCGTTGCATGTGATGCAGGTATGGGTTCAAGTGCGATGGGTGCGAGTCTTCTTCGTAAAAAAGTTGAAGCAGCAAACCTTAATATCGACGTAACAAACCTAGCAATTAATAACTTGCCACAAGATGTAGATATTGTTGTTACACACAAAGATTTGACTGATAGAGCTCGTAACCATGCAGGCTCTGCTAAGCACATCTCACTATCTAACTTCTTAGATAATGCACTATATGACAACTTGGTTGCTGAGCTAGTAGCGGCTCAAGAGGGCGCTGTAAAAAAGCCTGATGCACCAGTAAACGCAGACTCTAGTGAAGATGGAACGCTAAAGTTAACAACTGAGAACATCTTTTTAGGAATGGAAGCATCAACTAAAGAAGAAGTAATCAAGTTTGCTGGTGAACAACTTGTAAAATTAGGAAATGTAGCACCTGAATATGTTGCTGGCATGCTAGCTCGTGAAGAATTAGTGTCGACTTACTTAGGTGAATCAATCGCTGTTCCACACGGTACGATTGAAGCGAAGCAATATGTTAAAAAGACAGGCATCGTGTTTTGTCAATTCCCACAGGGTATTCAGTGGGGTGAAGATGAAGATGATGTAGCAATAATGGTAATTGGTATTGCGGCTCAGGGTGACGAACATATACAGGTTATCACGGCCATTACGAATTCACTTGATGACGAAGAAGCGATTGAATGTTTGAAGACAACATCAAATCCGGATGATGTTCTTCGAATCCTAAACGGGAAATAA